Proteins encoded by one window of Salvia splendens isolate huo1 chromosome 5, SspV2, whole genome shotgun sequence:
- the LOC121802973 gene encoding cyclin-U1-1-like, giving the protein MLSGGDRRHHQPRLTEPSSYDASTTPRVLTVLSCVLEKLVARNDQLSGGGKSLSAFHGVRSPAIGLDKYVERIYKYTSCSPSCFVVAFVYIDRLLHRYPDSLVVSLNVHRLVVTSVMIASKILDDEHYNNAFYARVGGVSNPELNKLEVELLFLLDFNVTVSSRVFESYCQHLEKEMLCSGIAESLPGPGITISVDDVTEIPVEDPPTPPPFLVDS; this is encoded by the exons ATGTTATCCGGCGGAGATCGGCGGCACCACCAGCCGCGGCTGACGGAGCCGAGCAGCTACGACGCGTCAACCACTCCGAGAGTCCTCACCGTCCTCTCCTGCGTGCTGGAGAAGCTCGTCGCTCGGAACGATCAATTGAGCGGCGGCGGGAAGAGCCTGAGCGCGTTCCACGGCGTGCGATCGCCGGCGATCGGGCTGGATAAGTACGTGGAGCGGATCTACAAGTACACCAGCTGCAGTCCGTCGTGCTTCGTGGTGGCGTTCGTGTACATCGATCGGCTTCTCCACCGCTATCCGGATTCGCTCGTGGTTTCGCTCAATGTTCATCGCTTGGTGGTCACCAGCGTCATGATTGCTTCCAAAATACTCGATGATGA ACACTACAACAATGCATTCTACGCTCGAGTAGGAGGGGTGAGCAATCCGGAATTGAATAAACTAGAAGTAGAGCTACTTTTTTTGTTAGATTTTAACGTGACTGTCAGCTCTCGAGTCTTTGAGAGCTATTGCCAGCACTTGGAGAAGGAGATGCTATGCAGTGGCATCGCCGAGAGCCTGCCGGGCCCGGGGATTACCATCTCCGTTGACGACGTCACCGAGATTCCTGTGGAAGACCCACCAACTCCACCACCCTTCTTAGTCGACTCATAG
- the LOC121803714 gene encoding zinc finger protein CONSTANS-LIKE 10-like, which translates to MAECELCRAVRAMVYCKSDGAALCLKCDSYVHSANAVSLRHLRSLICDRCFSEPAVVRCLDEKLSLCETCDSGGCAHSRRAKHNFYNGCPSVTELYKMWPLTLEPDQEFGDNENEIMPFDTWPIPSPPPPPPPPPEFLPSTYGRECDIMFFDKQDFHVMMED; encoded by the exons aTGGCTGAGTGTGAGCTTTGCAGGGCGGTGAGGGCGATGGTTTACTGCAAGTCGGACGGCGCCGCCCTGTGCCTGAAGTGCGACAGCTACGTCCACTCCGCCAACGCCGTCTCGCTCCGCCACCTCCGCTCTCTAATCTGCGACCGCTGTTTCTCAGAGCCCGCGGTTGTACGCTGCCTCGACGAGAAGCTCTCCCTCTGCGAGACATGCGACAGTGGCGGGTGTGCCCATTCCCGCCGCGCAAAGCACAACTTTTACAATGGTTGTCCTTCCGTCACCGAGCTTTATAAAATGTGGCCGCTCACTCTTGAGCCCGACCAGGAATTTGGTGATAACGAGAATGAGATTATGCCGTTTGACACATGGCCAATTCCGTCTCCACCTCCGCCACCGCCCCCACCGCCTGAATTTCTGCCGTCCACGTATGGCAGGGAGTGTGATATCATGTTTTTCGATAAG CAAGATTTCCATGTGATGATGGAGGATTAA
- the LOC121803474 gene encoding putative zinc finger protein CONSTANS-LIKE 11: MAESNITHEASMPAQHDCIGLQTQPPPVGGTTSLLQGISSGVLMSPPEIGLGFGANGQASSSLPLIKGESSVSEYQDCGLSPLFLTGDSRWDSNFEAMSSPHARDKAKMRYNAKKKTRTFGKQIRYASRKARADTRKRVKGRFVKSGGDL, encoded by the exons ATGGCAGAATCCAACATCACTCATGAG GCGTCAATGCCAGCACAGCATGACTGCATTGGGCTGCAGACGCAGCCGCCTCCGGTGGGTGGGACAACGAGCTTGTTGCAGGGCATAAGCTCGGGCGTGCTCATGAGTCCTCCTGAGATTGGCCTTGGGTTTGGTGCGAACGGGCAAGCATCGTCTAGCTTGCCTCTGATTAAGGGGGAGAGTAGCGTGTCTGAGTATCAAGATTGTGGGTTGTCACCGTTGTTTCTAACGGGAGACTCGCGGTGGGACTCAAATTTTGAAGCTATGAGCAGCCCGCACGCGAGGGATAAGGCGAAGATGAGGTACAACGCGAAGAAGAAGACACGGAC GTTCGGGAAACAAATAAGGTACGCGTCGCGGAAGGCTAGAGCAGATACAAGAAAACGCGTAAAAGGCAGATTTGTGAAGTCGGGGGGAGACTTATGA
- the LOC121803715 gene encoding cysteine-rich repeat secretory protein 38-like, giving the protein MASHISLSLLTLSLSLLLQTTLSLDPLFTICPTSQNYTANTPYSINLKTTLGQLYLKTPPTGFGQAVSGPPGARAYGLALCRGDVSAKDCAACVAEAGPAARSRCPSNKAAVVWYDNCYLKYSDSDFFGKIDDRNRFYMWNLRNVSGDEFSQKTRDLLSELGGEASESKKMFASGEVEFDGIGKIYGMAQCSRDLSKADCKKCVDDAVGELPLCCEGREGGRVVGGSCSIRYEIYPFLNL; this is encoded by the coding sequence ATGGCTTCCCatatctctctctcactcctaaccctctctctctcacttttgCTCCAAACCACACTCTCCCTCGACCCCCTTTTCACCATATGCCCCACCTCCCAAAACTACACCGCAAACACCCCTTACTCCATAAACCTCAAGACCACCCTTGGCCAGCTCTACCTCAAGACTCCTCCAACGGGCTTCGGCCAGGCCGTCTCTGGCCCTCCCGGAGCCCGGGCCTACGGCCTCGCCCTCTGCCGCGGCGACGTCTCTGCCAAAGACTGCGCCGCGTGCGTGGCAGAGGCCGGGCCAGCTGCCCGGAGCCGTTGTCCCAGCAACAAGGCAGCAGTTGTCTGGTACGACAACTGCTACCTCAAGTACTCGGACAGCGACTTCTTCGGCAAAATCGACGACCGAAACAGATTCTACATGTGGAATCTGAGGAATGTGAGCGGTGATGAGTTCAGCCAGAAAACGAGGGATTTGCTGAGCGAGCTGGGGGGAGAGGCTTCGGAGTCGAAGAAGATGTTTGCGAGTGGGGAAGTGGAGTTTGATGGGATTGGGAAGATTTATGGGATGGCTCAATGTAGTAGAGATTTGTCAAAGGCTGATTGCAAGAAATGTGTAGATGATGCTGTGGGGGAGTTACCTTTGTGTTGTGAGGGGAGGGAAGGTGGTAGGGTTGTTGGTGGGAGTTGTAGCATAAGATATGAAATCTACCCTTTTCTCAATCTTTGA
- the LOC121803716 gene encoding uncharacterized protein LOC121803716 encodes MEKHVQRLLNRISIAAVISATLLLLLLSIQTPQTCFDPSDPNPKPHMRFPKSTCDFKPRAYTTVEKRNRRIWSTKAWAVAVASYASFFETLRSRNHIANHSHVLVVSAGPGHAVRALRDAGVEDVTGVELVESPPLVSRADPHNLPFFDGIFDLGFGAYLDLALFPARYVAQIERTVRRGGVCVVAVAECGAEEVAEIVKLFRKSRFIDAESVVLAGERRTRIVMEVES; translated from the coding sequence ATGGAGAAGCACGTTCAGAGACTCCTCAACCGAATCTCTATCGCCGCCGTAATCTCCGCCACgctgctcctcctccttcttTCAATCCAAACACCGCAGACCTGCTTCGATCCGTCCGATCCGAACCCGAAGCCGCACATGCGTTTCCCCAAATCGACCTGCGATTTCAAACCCCGCGCCTACACCACCGTCGAGAAGCGCAACCGCCGCATCTGGTCCACCAAGGCCTGggccgtcgccgtcgcctccTACGCCTCCTTCTTCGAAACCCTCCGATCGCGAAACCACATCGCGAACCACTCGCATGTCCTGGTCGTCTCCGCCGGTCCGGGACACGCGGTCCGCGCCCTCAGGGACGCCGGCGTTGAGGACGTGACGGGGGTGGAGCTGGTGGAGTCGCCGCCGCTGGTGAGCCGCGCGGATCCGCACAATCTGCCGTTTTTCGATGGGATTTTCGATCTAGGGTTTGGCGCGTATCTGGATCTGGCTCTCTTCCCGGCTAGGTACGTGGCGCAGATTGAGCGGACGGTTAGGCGCGGCGGCGTCTGCGTGGTGGCCGTGGCGGAGTGCGGCGCGGAGGAGGTGGCGGAGATTGTGAAATTGTTCCGGAAATCGCGGTTCATCGATGCCGAGAGCGTGGTTTTGGCCGGGGAGAGGAGGACTAGAATCGTTATGGAagttgagagttag
- the LOC121803717 gene encoding formin-like protein 5, whose translation MNEVSQPPAPPTPPPLAKAPPPPPPVFGGPAPPLPPRDGRPPPNAPGKPPPMGPHHRRNSTNDSIDSDDSMAPKAKLKPFFWDKVMASPDHSMVWHEIKAGSFQFDEEMMEALFGYAAADQKKQKGKESALAESSNQFIQIIDPKKAQNLAILLKALNVTSKEVCDALKGNELPSEFIQNLLKMAPTDDEELKLRLYTGDLSLIGPAERFLNALIEIPFAFKRLESLLFISTFHEDFTSVQQSLTTLEAACDELRNSRLFLKLLEAVLKTGNRMNDGTYRGGAQAFKLDTLLKLSDVKGTDGKTTLLHFVVHEIIRGEGVRAARRMRESKSLSSVRTNDLNDDASQNTEDYYRSLGLQEVSGLCNCLLNVKKAAVIDRDIISEYVTKLGQSRFKTKEFLENEMGSLDEDIKFLDILTRIINQFESDAAWLAEERERVMNLVKSTGDYFQGRSGKDEEGHLFLIVRDFSVMVDKACQDVKSSIKLPKTHRKDAFTPSLSPSPSQGSPPASETTHEKRSRLFPEMRDRQIDSEFSSDDEI comes from the exons ATGAACGAAGTCTCTCaaccacctgcaccaccaaCACCACCTCCACTGGCAAAggcaccaccacctcctccaccggTATTTGGAGGTCCAGCTCCTCCACTGCCTCCTAGAGACGGTCGTCCACCGCCTAATGCACCTGGAAAACCTCCCCCGATGGGACCCCATCATCGACGTAATTCAACAAATGACTCCATAGATTCAGATGATTCCATGGCTCCCAAAGCCAAGTTAAAGCCATTCTTCTGGGACAAGGTAATGGCAAGCCCAGATCATTCGATGGTCTGGCATGAGATCAAAGCCGGCTCTTTTCA ATTTGATGAGGAGATGATGGAAGCTTTGTTTGGATATGCAGCAGCTGATCAGAAGAAGCAAAAAGGAAAAGAATCAGCTTTAGCTGAATCTTCTAATCAGTTTATTCAGATTATTGATCCTAAAAAAGCACAGAACTTGGCAATTCTTTTAAAAGCATTGAATGTGACATCAAAAGAAGTTTGTGATGCACTCAAAG GTAATGAGCTTCCATCAGAATTCATCCAAAATCTGTTGAAAATGGCACCAACCGACGACGAAGAACTCAAGCTTAGGTTATATACCGGAGATCTATCTCTAATTGGCCCGGCTGAGAGATTCCTCAATGCCTTGATTGAAATCCCGTTTGCCTTTAAACGTTTGGAATCATTGTTGTTCATAAGCACGTTTCATGAGGATTTCACTTCAGTCCAACAATCTTTAACAACTTTAGAG GCAGCATGTGACGAGCTCAGAAACAGCCGACTCTTCCTTAAACTCTTGGAAGCTGTTCTGAAAACTGGCAACCGTATGAATGATGGAACCTACCGCGGTGGTGCTCAGGCATTCAAGCTCGACACGCTCTTGAAACTATCTGATGTTAAAGGAACAGATGGGAAGACCACGCTGCTGCATTTTGTCGTCCACGAAATAATCCGTGGAGAAGGAGTAAGAGCTGCTCGTAGAATGAGGGAGAGCAAGAGCTTGTCCAGTGTGAGGACGAATGATCTTAACGATGATGCTTCCCAAAACACAGAAGATTACTACCGAAGCCTCGGCCTTCAAGAGGTGTCTGGCCTCTGCAATTGTCTTTTGAATGTGAAAAAGGCagcggtgattgatcgtgaCATCATAAGTGAGTACGTGACCAAACTTGGTCAGTCCCGTTTCAAGACAAAAGAATTTCTTGAGAACGAGATGGGTAGCTTGGATGAAGATATCAAGTTTCTCGACATTCTTACGAGAATCATTAACCAGTTTGAGAGCGACGCTGCATGGCTTgcggaggagagggagagagtgatGAACTTAGTGAAGAGCACCGGGGACTACTTCCAGGGTCGGTCGGGCAAGGACGAGGAGGGGCATCTCTTTTTGATCGTCCGGGACTTCTCAGTGATGGTGGACAAGGCATGCCAAGACGTGAAGAGCTCCATAAAATTGCCCAAGACGCACAGAAAAGATGCCTTCACACCATCATTATCGCCTTCGCCGTCTCAAGGGTCGCCCCCGGCCTCTGAGACGACGCATGAGAAGCGGTCACGTCTCTTTCCGGAAATGAGGGATCGCCAAATTGACAGTGAATTCAGCTCGGACGATGAAATCTAA
- the LOC121805116 gene encoding STOREKEEPER protein-like: MAPKSSFLSHQPTKDKDESEESSSEEEEEGGREESGPQSSETDSSDDETEAVSSFEKAKNRPTLENLNSPIPAPKFDPRSASRHSDTDSDGSPSSYVMQPITKGSVSSSKRNRGEIEGDSLRSCKSLRTEEKKSVSTPAGGGGVGCINRLWSNEDEIAVLNGMIEFKIAKGSSPSADMGAFYSFIKGKLKVDFSRDQLRSKITRMKKRFLNALKKGEKGSDPVFSKPHEDMAFVLSKKIWGKSVDVKKKLDEDVVDEREVVEREGDGEGVDFWSKYPNINASFDNMKASFPSLVAPVAGMSLLKERLSLIGNVKAKELDDKWKQLLGEKTELDYKILILMKEQVQMALDQ, encoded by the coding sequence ATGGCTCCCAAATCATCCTTTCTCTCTCATCAGCCCACTAAAGATAAGGATGAGAGTGAAGAATCATCCtcagaggaagaagaagaaggtgggAGAGAAGAATCAGGGCCCCAATCTTCCGAGACAGATTCGTCCGACGACGAAACGGAGGCCGTGTCCTCCTTCGAAAAAGCCAAAAATCGACCAACCCTAGAAAATCTCAATTCCCCAATCCCCGCCCCCAAATTCGATCCAAGATCGGCCTCCCGACATAGCGACACTGATTCGGACGGCTCCCCTTCTAGTTACGTGATGCAGCCGATCACCAAGGGCTCCGTCTCCTCATCGAAGCGCAATCGTGGCGAGATTGAGGGGGATTCGTTGAGGAGCTGTAAGAGCTTGCGAACTGAGGAGAAGAAATCGGTTTCCACTCCGGCCGGagggggtggggtggggtgtaTCAACAGGCTGTGGAGTAATGAGGATGAGATCGCTGTGCTGAATGGGATGATCGAATTCAAAATTGCCAAGGGGTCCAGCCCTAGCGCCGATATGGGGGCGTTTTACAGCTTTATAAAGGGGAAATTGAAGGTGGATTTCTCGAGGGATCAGCTGAGGTCTAAGATTACAAGGATGAAAAAGAGGTTTTTGAATGCTTTGAAGAAGGGAGAGAAGGGTTCTGACCCTGTCTTCTCGAAGCCTCACGAGGATATGGCGTTCGTCCTCTCAAAGaaaatttgggggaaaagtgTGGATGTGAAGAAGAAGCTGGATGAGGATGTGGTGGATGAGAGAGAGGTTGTGGAGCGAGAAGGGGATGGCGAAGGAGTGGATTTCTGGTCCAAGTATCCGAACATTAATGCGTCTTTTGATAATATGAAGGCGAGCTTCCCCTCTCTCGTTGCTCCGGTGGCTGGGATGAGTTTGTTGAAGGAGAGGTTGAGTTTGATTGGGAATGTGAAGGCCAAGGAGTTGGATGATAAGTGGAAGCAGTTGCTTGGGGAGAAGACTGAGCTGGATTACAAGATTTTGATATTGATGAAGGAACAGGTTCAAATGGCTTTGGATCAGTAA
- the LOC121803408 gene encoding uncharacterized protein LOC121803408 encodes MMTKILGISACLLIVVLDIIAMVLALKAKEAQNHAKHMRMWIFECKGRSHDAYVLGIAAAVLLSAAHILVNLLGLLGVTGQHESQKPSPPSKKFSKAFLVLIWIIYGVGVTLLVIGTRSNEKKGVSCGFTYHNFLHTGGILCVVHAILSLAYYVTSSLYTST; translated from the exons ATGATGACAAAAATATTGGGTATATCTGCATGTTTATTAATCGTGGTATTGGATATCATTGCTATGGTTCTTGCTTTGAAGGCTAAGGAAGCTCAAAATCAT GCGAAGCATATGAGGATGTGGATATTCGAGTGTAAAGGGCGAAGCCACGATGCGTATGTGCTAGGCATAGCCGCTGCAGTGCTTCTGAGTGCGGCTCATATTCTTGTGAATTTGCTAGGGTTGTTGGGTGTTACCGGGCAACATGAGTCGCAGAAACCTTCACCGCCAAGCAAGAAGTTCTCCAAAGCATTCCTTGTTTTGATATG GATAATCTATGGGGTTGGTGTGACATTGTTGGTGATTGGAACAAGATCAAACGAAAAGAAAGGAGTATCATGTGGATTTACATACCACAATTTTCTACACACAGGAGGCATTCTATGCGTGGTTCATGCCATCTTATCTCTTGCATATTATGTTACTTCTTCCCTCTATACTTCCACTTAA